One segment of Rubripirellula amarantea DNA contains the following:
- a CDS encoding DUF420 domain-containing protein: MSWQFLADNLPHATASLNAIATVLLALGLINIKQGKARVHKKMMLSALVVSGIFLALYLFHKVALYQATGEPNKRFPTDVADSVRYTYFSILGSHLILAMTVPFLALRAVYLAKTGRIVAHKKLVRYAFPIWMYVSITGVMVYVMLYQLYPGS, translated from the coding sequence ATGAGCTGGCAATTCTTGGCGGACAATCTGCCCCACGCGACCGCATCGCTTAACGCAATCGCTACGGTTCTGCTGGCTTTGGGCCTGATCAATATCAAGCAGGGCAAGGCTCGGGTCCACAAGAAGATGATGCTGTCGGCCTTGGTCGTTAGCGGTATCTTTTTGGCGTTGTACCTGTTTCACAAGGTTGCCCTGTATCAGGCCACGGGCGAACCGAACAAGCGTTTTCCGACCGATGTAGCGGATTCGGTCCGCTACACCTACTTCAGCATCCTGGGCAGTCATTTGATCCTGGCGATGACGGTACCGTTCCTGGCCTTGCGGGCCGTGTATCTGGCGAAGACAGGACGAATTGTGGCTCACAAGAAACTCGTCCGCTACGCGTTTCCCATCTGGATGTACGTGTCAATAACTGGCGTGATGGTCTATGTGATGCTGTACCAGCTCTACCCAGGGTCCTAG
- a CDS encoding SCO family protein, with translation MKTFINIVCILLVGLGIGLVVRSTRHSSTTPSGLAPDDVVYTNTEAPGEKVEVVDVENPEPTHPPEDEAWLSRFELTERSGKLIKSEDLKGEPYIVSFFFSLCPSICVQQNQKIKELQDEFQGQGIKFVAISVDPENDTPERLQEYAARFGADEQQWLFLTGELNYIRRIGGEIFRQPVNKQFHTERFALVDADGEIEGFYNWPEEPQMEKLRVKIREMLQQKESK, from the coding sequence ATGAAAACATTCATCAACATCGTATGCATCCTCTTGGTTGGTCTTGGGATTGGATTGGTAGTTCGATCGACGCGTCACTCGTCTACCACGCCATCGGGACTAGCACCCGATGATGTGGTCTATACCAATACGGAAGCACCCGGTGAGAAGGTAGAGGTCGTGGATGTCGAAAATCCAGAACCAACTCATCCGCCTGAAGACGAAGCATGGTTAAGCCGCTTTGAATTGACCGAACGAAGTGGCAAGTTGATCAAGAGCGAAGACCTAAAGGGGGAGCCGTACATTGTCAGTTTCTTCTTCAGTTTGTGTCCTAGCATTTGCGTTCAGCAGAACCAGAAAATCAAGGAACTGCAGGACGAGTTTCAAGGGCAGGGCATTAAGTTTGTTGCTATCTCGGTTGATCCAGAAAACGACACGCCCGAACGATTGCAGGAATACGCCGCTCGCTTCGGTGCCGACGAACAGCAGTGGTTGTTCTTAACCGGCGAATTGAACTACATTCGACGGATTGGCGGAGAGATTTTTCGTCAACCCGTTAACAAGCAATTCCACACTGAACGATTTGCGTTAGTCGATGCTGATGGTGAAATCGAGGGCTTTTACAACTGGCCTGAAGAACCGCAGATGGAAAAGTTGCGAGTCAAGATCCGTGAGATGCTCCAACAGAAAGAATCGAAATGA
- a CDS encoding ABC transporter permease, whose product MSAAETPNVSAKTYQVSDGIGASWMLARREWTRFFRQRNRVTAAIAQPLLFWLLFGTGLKGSFSGAGELDFMQFFLPGTIALIVLFTAIFATISVIEDRREGFMQAVLVAPVGRWPVLVGKVVGGSAIAWVQAIVFLALVYAFGTAALSWTVLPLLLLLALMAVAMCSLGMIVAWPMDSTQGFHAIMMLGLMPMWLLAGTFFPIPSLDARASVGQWVLGSIMRANPLSYSMVEMRRLLYPAIDFAAYGFAPSPMICWVVTIAMAFVTTTLAWWLMRGNRKVDVIV is encoded by the coding sequence ATGAGTGCCGCCGAAACGCCCAACGTATCCGCTAAGACGTACCAGGTTTCCGATGGCATCGGAGCATCATGGATGCTCGCTAGGCGAGAATGGACGCGATTTTTTCGTCAGCGGAATCGCGTGACTGCTGCGATAGCTCAACCTTTATTGTTTTGGTTGCTGTTTGGGACCGGATTGAAAGGGTCTTTCTCGGGAGCCGGAGAACTCGACTTTATGCAGTTCTTCCTGCCGGGAACGATCGCGTTGATTGTTTTGTTCACGGCAATCTTTGCCACGATCTCTGTCATTGAAGATCGTCGCGAGGGATTCATGCAAGCGGTGCTGGTTGCACCGGTGGGACGTTGGCCGGTTCTAGTTGGCAAAGTGGTCGGAGGTTCGGCCATCGCGTGGGTGCAGGCGATCGTTTTCTTGGCTTTGGTCTACGCGTTCGGGACGGCAGCCCTTTCATGGACGGTTTTGCCGTTGTTGCTGCTTCTGGCATTAATGGCCGTCGCGATGTGCTCGCTGGGAATGATCGTTGCATGGCCAATGGACAGCACCCAGGGGTTCCACGCAATCATGATGCTTGGCTTGATGCCGATGTGGTTGTTGGCAGGAACCTTCTTTCCCATCCCGAGCTTGGATGCTCGAGCAAGTGTTGGGCAATGGGTCCTGGGCAGCATCATGCGAGCGAATCCGCTGAGCTATTCAATGGTTGAAATGCGACGGTTGCTTTATCCCGCGATTGACTTTGCCGCCTACGGATTTGCACCTTCGCCTATGATTTGTTGGGTGGTCACAATTGCAATGGCGTTTGTTACCACGACGCTCGCATGGTGGTTAATGCGGGGCAATCGTAAAGTCGACGTGATCGTTTAG